Proteins from a single region of Bremerella sp. JC817:
- a CDS encoding dihydroorotate dehydrogenase electron transfer subunit has product MSQFQFQATSIVENVQMAARIYRVRFEAPEIAAKIQPGQFVMVRVANCFDPLLGRAFAMYDVIAGEDGTPKYVDVVYQVHGKLTTRLKQMEPGQQLEVWGPLGNGFTIPETDHLILVAGGIGQTPFLAVAKQVLGKQSYGEGEFTQKPPQKVTLCYGARSAVDLAGLEDFEATGLELKICTDDGSTGHHGLVTDLLDQAIAERIGAPQVLCCGPEKMMEAVSKLTAERDVPCQVSLETPMACGIGICFTCVAPVLQEDGSWDYKRTCVEGPIFDACQIAWEHA; this is encoded by the coding sequence ATGTCCCAGTTCCAATTTCAAGCGACCTCGATCGTTGAAAACGTCCAGATGGCGGCCCGTATCTATCGGGTTCGCTTTGAAGCCCCTGAGATCGCAGCCAAGATCCAGCCAGGGCAGTTCGTCATGGTGCGTGTTGCCAACTGCTTCGATCCACTGCTCGGCCGGGCCTTCGCCATGTACGACGTGATCGCCGGCGAAGACGGAACCCCTAAATACGTCGACGTCGTCTACCAGGTCCACGGCAAACTGACGACTCGCTTGAAGCAGATGGAACCTGGTCAACAACTGGAAGTCTGGGGTCCGCTTGGCAACGGCTTCACGATCCCTGAGACCGATCACTTGATTCTGGTTGCCGGCGGTATCGGCCAGACACCGTTCCTGGCGGTCGCCAAGCAAGTGCTGGGCAAGCAGTCGTACGGAGAAGGGGAGTTCACCCAGAAGCCTCCGCAAAAGGTTACCCTTTGCTACGGTGCTCGCTCGGCGGTTGATTTGGCGGGGCTAGAAGACTTCGAGGCCACCGGCCTGGAACTGAAGATCTGCACCGATGACGGTTCGACCGGGCATCACGGCCTGGTAACCGACCTTCTCGATCAAGCGATTGCCGAGCGAATCGGCGCCCCGCAGGTTCTGTGCTGCGGACCCGAGAAGATGATGGAAGCGGTCAGCAAGCTCACCGCCGAACGCGATGTGCCCTGCCAGGTTTCGCTGGAAACACCGATGGCTTGTGGCATCGGGATCTGCTTTACCTGTGTTGCCCCAGTGCTGCAGGAAGATGGCAGTTGGGACTACAAACGAACGTGCGTCGAAGGACCAATCTTCGACGCATGTCAGATTGCTTGGGAGCACGCCTAG
- the rpsT gene encoding 30S ribosomal protein S20 → MPNTKSAQKRLRQNVVRRTHNRAVKSSLRSSIRKVREAVTAADFEKAEELFRATVKKLDKAGAKRVLHPKTTSRLKSRLSQHIKNAKLKASA, encoded by the coding sequence ATGCCTAATACCAAGAGCGCTCAAAAACGTCTTCGCCAAAATGTGGTTCGCCGTACTCACAACCGTGCGGTAAAGTCCTCGCTTCGATCCTCGATCCGTAAGGTTCGAGAAGCCGTTACGGCTGCTGACTTCGAAAAGGCTGAAGAACTGTTCCGCGCCACGGTGAAGAAGCTGGACAAGGCTGGTGCCAAGCGTGTTCTGCACCCAAAGACCACTTCGCGTTTGAAGTCGCGTCTGTCGCAGCACATCAAGAATGCCAAGCTGAAGGCTTCGGCCTAA
- the cobA gene encoding uroporphyrinogen-III C-methyltransferase, with the protein MAPTPEESPTPRPGTVYLVGSGPGDPGLITQRGYFCLQRADVVLYDYLSNPEILRFANLVADEMHCLGSHAERKIWTQDRINAEMIRHAQAGKTVVRLKSGDPTVFARAGEEIEALRANNIPFQVVPGITTALAASAYAGIPLTHSDYASAVAFVTGHEKPGKDGSAIDFGALASFPGTLVFYMGVTTAPQWSAALIEHGKSPDTPCAIVRRCSWPDQETFRCTLGEIPNLLHSGSKIRPPVITVVGEVAADRGMPNWFEERPLFGQSFLVTRPSSQAIDLHYPLAEAGAEVLLQPAIEINDPHDTQPLDEALQQLKSFDWIVFSSVNGVAYFLRRLRAIGLDYRALGHVKFGVIGTGTEAALRSFGFRADVVPEEFRAESLVDALANEVSGKRVLLPRASRGRDVLPEGLKSYGADVTEVVTYQSDDVVELSSEVQKRFATKGIDWVIVTSSAIANATVALLGEEMKKSKLVSISPITSNTLRELGFEPVVEAKTYTMQGIVDAILEHVASTAD; encoded by the coding sequence GTGGCACCCACCCCAGAAGAATCGCCGACTCCGCGACCCGGAACTGTTTACCTGGTCGGTAGTGGCCCTGGTGACCCTGGACTGATTACGCAGCGCGGCTATTTCTGCCTGCAGCGTGCCGACGTTGTGCTGTACGACTATCTATCCAACCCGGAAATTCTGCGTTTTGCTAACCTGGTCGCGGATGAAATGCATTGCCTCGGCAGCCACGCCGAACGAAAGATCTGGACCCAAGATCGGATCAACGCCGAAATGATCCGCCATGCCCAAGCCGGCAAAACCGTTGTTCGCCTGAAGAGTGGCGACCCAACCGTTTTCGCCAGGGCCGGGGAAGAGATCGAAGCGCTCCGCGCCAACAACATCCCCTTTCAAGTCGTGCCTGGCATCACCACCGCATTGGCCGCGAGTGCCTATGCCGGCATTCCGTTGACCCACTCGGACTATGCCTCGGCAGTCGCGTTTGTGACCGGTCACGAGAAGCCTGGTAAGGATGGCTCGGCGATCGACTTTGGTGCGCTCGCCAGCTTCCCAGGCACGCTGGTCTTTTACATGGGCGTCACAACCGCTCCGCAGTGGTCGGCCGCTTTAATCGAACATGGCAAGTCGCCTGATACTCCGTGCGCGATCGTTCGTCGCTGTAGCTGGCCTGATCAAGAAACGTTCCGCTGCACGCTGGGCGAGATCCCCAACTTGTTGCATTCCGGCTCGAAGATTCGTCCGCCGGTGATCACGGTTGTGGGCGAGGTCGCGGCCGATCGGGGCATGCCCAACTGGTTTGAAGAACGTCCGCTGTTTGGTCAATCGTTTCTGGTGACAAGGCCGTCGTCGCAAGCGATCGACTTGCACTATCCACTGGCGGAAGCTGGCGCGGAGGTATTGCTGCAACCAGCGATCGAAATCAACGATCCCCACGATACGCAGCCGCTCGACGAAGCGTTGCAGCAACTGAAATCGTTCGACTGGATTGTCTTCTCCAGCGTGAACGGGGTAGCCTATTTCCTACGCCGCTTGCGAGCGATCGGCCTCGACTATCGAGCCCTTGGGCACGTGAAATTCGGGGTAATTGGCACCGGAACGGAAGCAGCGCTGCGGTCGTTTGGATTTCGTGCCGACGTGGTTCCGGAAGAATTCCGAGCCGAGTCGCTGGTCGATGCCTTGGCCAACGAGGTCTCTGGAAAACGTGTTCTATTGCCACGAGCATCTCGTGGTCGCGATGTCTTGCCGGAAGGGCTTAAGTCGTACGGGGCGGACGTGACCGAGGTGGTCACCTATCAAAGCGACGACGTCGTAGAGCTTTCATCGGAGGTCCAGAAACGTTTCGCAACAAAGGGGATCGATTGGGTGATTGTCACCAGCAGCGCGATCGCCAATGCCACGGTGGCCTTGCTGGGAGAAGAGATGAAGAAGAGTAAGCTCGTGAGCATCAGCCCGATTACCTCGAACACGCTGCGCGAGCTCGGCTTCGAACCAGTTGTCGAAGCCAAGACTTACACCATGCAAGGAATCGTCGACGCGATCCTCGAACATGTCGCGTCGACCGCGGACTAA
- a CDS encoding prenyltransferase/squalene oxidase repeat-containing protein translates to MTPPLLGAPPSDSQRRTWEACVEKGLAWVQRTQSRLGHWTAANYPTAMTALAGTALCASGSTTMQGPYSENLRRAVEFLVSKARPNGLIGDPVTDNRYTYGHGFSMLFLSQILGEEEDSDRREDLIKILTNAVKFSVSAQTKSGGWGYVSAKDGNDFDEGSTTITQVQGLRGCRNAGIPVPSEVIENAKKYIYDCQNPDGGISYSSKNRGTSRPAITAASICCLQNAGESKSDVVQKMLDYCKKNLYQIQSQAQSFSHWHYSYLYYSQVVYREGSNDVSLWDTFRNRLYDRITVEQNNEGYWDETSIGPIYVTACNLIMMQLDLGYLPIYQR, encoded by the coding sequence ATGACGCCTCCGTTGTTGGGTGCCCCTCCTTCCGATTCACAACGCCGCACATGGGAAGCCTGTGTTGAGAAAGGTCTGGCGTGGGTTCAACGAACCCAGTCTCGCTTAGGTCACTGGACCGCGGCGAACTATCCCACCGCAATGACCGCCCTGGCTGGCACCGCTTTATGTGCCTCTGGCTCGACCACCATGCAGGGCCCCTACTCCGAGAACCTCCGCCGAGCGGTGGAGTTCCTCGTTTCGAAGGCCCGACCCAATGGTTTGATTGGCGACCCGGTCACCGACAACCGTTACACCTACGGTCACGGCTTTTCGATGCTCTTCCTCTCGCAGATCCTGGGAGAAGAAGAAGACTCGGACCGACGTGAAGATCTCATTAAAATTCTGACCAACGCGGTCAAGTTCAGCGTCTCGGCCCAGACCAAATCGGGCGGATGGGGCTACGTTAGTGCGAAGGACGGAAACGACTTCGACGAAGGTTCCACGACGATCACCCAGGTCCAAGGACTTCGCGGCTGCCGCAATGCCGGCATCCCGGTTCCTTCGGAAGTGATCGAGAACGCGAAGAAGTACATCTACGACTGTCAGAACCCGGACGGCGGGATCTCGTACAGCTCGAAGAACCGAGGGACTTCGCGTCCGGCAATCACGGCGGCTTCGATCTGTTGCCTTCAGAACGCAGGCGAATCGAAGTCAGACGTCGTGCAGAAGATGCTCGACTACTGCAAGAAGAACCTCTACCAGATCCAATCGCAGGCCCAGAGCTTCAGCCACTGGCATTACTCGTACCTGTACTACTCGCAGGTCGTCTACCGCGAAGGCTCCAACGATGTGAGCCTGTGGGATACGTTCCGCAATCGTTTGTACGACCGCATCACGGTCGAGCAAAACAACGAAGGCTACTGGGACGAAACCAGCATCGGGCCAATCTACGTCACGGCTTGCAACTTGATCATGATGCAGTTGGATCTGGGCTACTTGCCAATCTACCAGCGTTAG
- a CDS encoding aminotransferase class V-fold PLP-dependent enzyme: MTFSNDSRWQSFREAMPVTRKWAYFDHAAVAPLPGVTAQAIQSWCDQAAQEGDVVWLDWERAIEATRTAGAQLIGATTDEIALVANTTHGINLVAEGLDWKPGDNMVVLGNEFPSNLYPWLHQESKGVEIRVIPVDGVEPDFNRIAEALDSRTRLLSMSWVSYKTGWRIDPKAVARMAHDAGALFFLDAIQGMGVFPLDVRDADIDFLAADGHKWMLGPEGAGLFYVKKELLDELHPVGIGWNSVAGRTNFDKTDLTFRESAARYEGGSQNMPGMIGLGASLQFLLDQGAGPQQSAVGERVLEVTDAICEALTKAGAHVICSRQGDERSGIVPFQVPGKLPQALRAAGQKIGVNFSVRGDFARVSAHAYNNQADLDRLLETLDAVD, encoded by the coding sequence ATGACGTTTTCCAATGATTCCCGGTGGCAATCTTTTCGCGAAGCGATGCCTGTTACCCGGAAGTGGGCCTATTTCGATCACGCCGCAGTCGCTCCGCTGCCGGGTGTCACGGCCCAAGCAATTCAGTCTTGGTGCGACCAGGCAGCCCAAGAGGGGGATGTCGTTTGGCTCGACTGGGAACGTGCCATCGAGGCTACCCGCACCGCCGGAGCCCAACTGATCGGGGCCACGACCGACGAGATCGCGCTGGTTGCCAACACGACCCATGGCATCAACCTGGTGGCGGAAGGGCTCGACTGGAAGCCTGGCGACAACATGGTGGTGCTGGGGAACGAATTCCCCTCGAACCTTTACCCGTGGCTCCACCAGGAATCGAAGGGGGTCGAGATTCGCGTGATCCCGGTTGATGGGGTCGAGCCCGACTTCAATCGCATTGCCGAGGCCCTCGATAGCCGCACCCGTCTACTTTCGATGAGTTGGGTCAGCTACAAGACAGGTTGGCGGATCGATCCCAAGGCGGTGGCCCGAATGGCGCACGATGCTGGCGCGCTGTTCTTTCTGGACGCGATTCAAGGGATGGGTGTCTTTCCGCTGGATGTGCGTGATGCCGATATCGACTTCCTGGCGGCTGACGGTCACAAGTGGATGCTTGGGCCGGAAGGTGCCGGGCTGTTCTATGTGAAGAAGGAACTGCTCGACGAACTGCATCCGGTCGGCATCGGCTGGAACAGCGTCGCCGGTCGCACCAATTTCGATAAAACCGATCTCACGTTCCGCGAGAGTGCTGCCCGGTATGAAGGGGGTTCGCAGAACATGCCCGGCATGATTGGCCTCGGCGCGAGCCTGCAGTTTCTACTCGATCAGGGCGCCGGCCCGCAGCAATCGGCCGTGGGGGAGCGCGTTCTCGAGGTAACCGACGCCATCTGCGAAGCACTGACCAAGGCAGGGGCCCATGTCATTTGCAGTCGGCAAGGGGACGAACGTTCCGGGATCGTTCCGTTTCAGGTCCCTGGCAAACTTCCCCAAGCCCTGCGCGCCGCCGGCCAGAAGATCGGCGTGAATTTCAGCGTTCGTGGTGACTTCGCTCGGGTCAGTGCCCATGCTTACAACAATCAGGCAGATCTCGACCGTTTGCTAGAAACGCTGGACGCTGTCGATTAA
- the coaD gene encoding pantetheine-phosphate adenylyltransferase, which translates to MADGNRIAVYVGSFDPITLGHLNLIQRSSKLVDKLIVGIGINAEKTGLFSPTERIDLVQRVTADMPNVEAQTFDGLAVEFVRSVGAHVMIRGIRPLTDIAGEFTMMMANRKLDSGIETIFLMADEEYGHVSSSLLKQITPLANDEQLEKFVPSSIIPDLRAKLTR; encoded by the coding sequence ATGGCGGATGGCAATCGAATCGCCGTTTATGTTGGATCGTTCGATCCGATCACTCTGGGGCACCTGAACCTAATCCAGCGCAGCAGCAAGTTAGTCGACAAGCTGATTGTTGGCATCGGTATCAATGCCGAGAAGACCGGGCTGTTCAGTCCGACCGAGCGTATTGACCTGGTCCAGCGAGTTACGGCCGACATGCCGAATGTCGAGGCCCAAACGTTCGATGGCCTGGCGGTCGAGTTTGTCCGCAGCGTGGGCGCCCATGTGATGATTCGCGGGATCCGCCCCCTGACCGACATCGCCGGCGAGTTCACGATGATGATGGCCAACCGCAAGCTCGACAGTGGGATCGAAACGATCTTCCTGATGGCGGATGAAGAATATGGCCACGTTTCCAGCTCGCTGCTGAAACAGATCACGCCACTGGCCAACGACGAACAGCTCGAGAAGTTCGTGCCGTCGTCGATCATCCCAGACCTGCGGGCAAAGCTAACGCGCTAG
- a CDS encoding TIM44-like domain-containing protein, with protein MYELLPVQSILLAVGGEIAGFVVVIVMIVGGILTEHLHGGFRTLSLIRLGNKRARMDQMDQALEAIQEADPNFDLQNFCAAAGKAFIELEKAVDSRDLNDIRAFMSDGIYQRVIFRLEEEESLGRYRKTDKLELTEIVPVEVSSAKNNENAFEVISLRIVGKAHREYQMKHAEASIALDEIEPISEVWTFLRRRGAKTRSGDFGSIHGNCPNCGADVSVNQWEKCPACDSMVRSGEHDWVLSEISDGSSWKVTKPFKMSSVTRYWIKQDKGFSSHYLEDRASVIFFRKFLADRIGTIDPLGKVATDRFCEAYAQKLQPDANGTRMIFLQPKILAADVSGVIAEAPLDKALMHVRWTALRGTVDKRGDFQLERDPVQFSSMMVLVRQHGTMTRIERTITSSHCPKCGAPESNNASHACEFCHTVLNDGALEWTLADILPFTSTAALALRKKAYEGIEPKVAVMTSEYDEDTQLKRVIVVDQTMPAFTKSEMEGIQIDGATPDIHVREDDVTLCRLIGVISTELNVSRKSAQGFILEVARACEIPREVLIQGMKSRTPLDRAHLRDLNPMLVKRWLSAMVDVCLIDGRLEEWERKLLNATALAIGLSQYDVDALMRARTLQLKEWTDGMRSVDMFAWVVVVAASDGKFDPREVDQLKSLAAEFKITNQQLKEMCLAAKRNELEAPKPGDFGIGKYWLIRMIDMALADGNICANEQRVLTKVGASIGMTSFDMKQMIRRRRSILHQQAQQALRQNQASADDSLHVERDW; from the coding sequence ATGTACGAACTGCTGCCGGTCCAATCCATTCTGCTCGCTGTTGGAGGAGAGATTGCCGGTTTCGTCGTGGTGATCGTAATGATCGTGGGGGGCATCCTCACCGAGCATCTCCACGGCGGATTTCGGACGCTCTCGCTGATTCGGCTGGGTAACAAACGTGCCCGAATGGACCAGATGGATCAAGCTCTCGAAGCGATTCAAGAGGCCGACCCGAACTTCGATCTACAGAACTTCTGTGCCGCGGCCGGCAAGGCATTCATCGAACTGGAGAAAGCGGTCGATAGCCGCGATCTGAACGACATCCGAGCTTTTATGTCGGATGGAATTTACCAGCGTGTGATCTTTCGTTTGGAAGAAGAAGAAAGCCTCGGGCGATATCGCAAGACCGACAAGCTCGAACTCACCGAGATCGTTCCGGTCGAGGTCAGTTCCGCGAAGAACAACGAAAACGCCTTCGAGGTGATCTCGCTGCGGATCGTCGGCAAGGCACATCGCGAATACCAGATGAAGCATGCCGAGGCCTCGATTGCCTTGGACGAGATTGAGCCGATCAGCGAAGTCTGGACCTTTTTACGCCGTCGCGGTGCGAAGACCCGCTCGGGCGACTTCGGTTCGATCCATGGCAATTGTCCCAACTGCGGTGCCGATGTTTCGGTGAACCAGTGGGAGAAATGCCCTGCCTGCGACAGTATGGTCCGTTCCGGCGAGCACGACTGGGTGCTGTCCGAAATCTCGGATGGTTCTTCCTGGAAGGTGACCAAGCCTTTCAAGATGAGCAGTGTGACCCGTTACTGGATCAAGCAAGACAAAGGCTTCAGTTCGCACTACCTGGAAGATCGAGCGAGCGTGATCTTCTTCCGCAAATTTCTGGCCGACCGAATCGGAACGATCGACCCGCTGGGCAAGGTCGCCACCGATCGCTTTTGCGAAGCGTATGCCCAGAAACTGCAGCCCGATGCCAACGGCACGCGGATGATCTTTCTGCAGCCGAAGATTCTGGCAGCCGACGTTTCCGGCGTGATCGCAGAAGCACCGCTCGATAAGGCACTGATGCATGTTCGCTGGACCGCACTTCGGGGGACGGTCGACAAGCGTGGTGACTTCCAGCTGGAACGCGATCCGGTGCAATTCAGCTCGATGATGGTTCTGGTGCGGCAACATGGCACGATGACCCGCATCGAGCGAACCATTACCAGTTCGCATTGCCCCAAGTGTGGTGCTCCTGAATCGAACAACGCGTCGCATGCCTGCGAGTTCTGCCATACCGTGCTGAACGATGGTGCCTTGGAATGGACCTTGGCCGATATCCTTCCGTTTACATCGACCGCGGCATTGGCGCTTCGCAAGAAAGCGTACGAGGGAATCGAGCCGAAGGTGGCCGTCATGACCTCGGAATACGACGAAGACACCCAGCTCAAACGCGTAATCGTCGTTGACCAGACGATGCCGGCATTCACCAAAAGCGAGATGGAAGGGATCCAGATCGATGGTGCCACGCCCGATATTCATGTTCGCGAAGACGACGTCACACTATGCCGCTTGATTGGCGTGATTTCGACCGAGTTGAACGTTTCGCGAAAGAGTGCCCAGGGATTCATCCTGGAAGTCGCTCGGGCCTGCGAGATTCCTCGCGAAGTGCTGATCCAAGGAATGAAATCACGCACGCCGCTCGATCGGGCACATCTGCGAGATTTGAATCCGATGCTGGTGAAGCGTTGGCTTTCGGCGATGGTCGATGTCTGCTTGATCGATGGCCGGTTGGAAGAGTGGGAGCGAAAGCTACTCAACGCGACCGCCTTGGCCATTGGACTGAGTCAATACGATGTCGACGCCCTGATGCGGGCTCGAACGCTGCAATTAAAAGAATGGACCGATGGGATGCGTTCGGTCGACATGTTTGCCTGGGTGGTGGTCGTCGCAGCCTCGGACGGCAAATTCGATCCACGCGAAGTCGATCAGCTCAAGTCGTTGGCGGCGGAATTCAAAATCACCAACCAACAGCTAAAAGAGATGTGCCTCGCTGCGAAGCGAAACGAACTGGAGGCACCCAAGCCTGGGGACTTTGGCATCGGCAAATATTGGCTGATCCGGATGATTGACATGGCACTGGCCGACGGCAACATCTGTGCTAACGAGCAGCGAGTGCTGACCAAGGTTGGGGCTTCGATCGGGATGACCAGCTTCGATATGAAGCAGATGATTCGACGTCGCCGATCAATTCTGCATCAGCAAGCGCAGCAGGCCCTTCGCCAGAACCAGGCTTCCGCCGACGACTCTTTGCATGTCGAACGGGACTGGTAA
- a CDS encoding protein arginine kinase: MRGSGPESDIVISSRIRLARNLAEFPFIRRCSPQDRKSIEKMVHDRLHAIPGFNALYYLRVDELAHVDRQFLTERQLISREHAEAEGARSVAIDNDERLSVMINEEDHLRIQVMKSGLDLHSAWQQINEVDDQLESKLTYAFHERLGYLTACPTNVGTGMRVSVMLHLPALVITNQIEKVFRSLQKINLAVRGLYGEGSQAMGDFYQISNQITLGKSEEELIGQVSGVVPMIIAYERKARDFLITQNREDLHDKISRAYGILCTAQTISSEETMHLLSSVRMGVNLGLIDDLAISDINKLFVETQPAHLQKLRGNELDTAGRNIERALYLRRYLQDRGKEHRDERN, encoded by the coding sequence ATGCGCGGTAGCGGGCCTGAGTCCGATATCGTGATAAGCAGTCGTATTCGTCTGGCTCGCAACCTGGCCGAGTTCCCGTTCATTCGCCGCTGCTCGCCACAGGATCGCAAATCGATCGAAAAAATGGTCCACGATCGCCTGCATGCGATCCCTGGATTCAATGCTCTGTACTATCTTCGCGTCGATGAACTGGCCCATGTCGATCGCCAGTTTCTGACCGAACGCCAGTTGATCAGCCGCGAACATGCCGAGGCCGAAGGTGCCCGCAGCGTGGCGATCGACAACGACGAACGCTTGAGCGTGATGATCAACGAAGAAGATCATCTTCGCATTCAAGTGATGAAAAGCGGTCTCGATCTGCACAGTGCCTGGCAACAGATCAACGAAGTCGACGATCAATTGGAAAGCAAGTTGACGTATGCCTTCCACGAACGACTCGGCTATTTGACCGCTTGTCCGACCAACGTCGGCACCGGCATGCGAGTCAGCGTGATGCTGCACTTACCCGCCCTGGTGATCACCAACCAGATCGAAAAAGTCTTCCGCAGCCTGCAGAAGATCAACCTGGCGGTGCGTGGCTTGTACGGTGAAGGCTCGCAGGCCATGGGCGACTTCTACCAGATCAGCAATCAGATCACGCTGGGTAAGTCGGAAGAAGAACTGATCGGTCAGGTCAGCGGCGTTGTGCCGATGATCATTGCCTACGAACGCAAAGCTCGCGACTTCCTGATCACCCAGAACCGCGAAGACCTGCACGACAAGATCAGCCGGGCTTACGGGATCTTGTGCACCGCCCAGACAATCAGCAGCGAAGAGACCATGCACCTGCTTTCGAGTGTGCGAATGGGCGTCAACTTGGGGCTGATCGATGACTTGGCCATTTCCGACATCAACAAGCTGTTTGTCGAAACGCAGCCGGCTCACCTGCAAAAGCTGCGGGGCAACGAACTCGACACGGCAGGTCGCAACATCGAACGGGCCTTGTACCTGCGTCGATATCTGCAAGATCGCGGAAAAGAACACCGCGACGAGCGAAATTAG
- a CDS encoding UvrB/UvrC motif-containing protein — translation MKCQQCEKPATFHITELTGEKPHELHLCEQCAQSYLTNNPSGGTPIQPSLAGMLHHQLKVADTAKELAKLDEQVCPICGISFYEFRNQGRLGCPHDYTCFGSELEPLIVNIHGDSQHAGKHPKHHQQTSQEQTRLIQLHNDMKAAVEKEDYERASQIRDEIRKIEDGQS, via the coding sequence ATGAAGTGTCAACAATGCGAAAAGCCCGCCACGTTTCACATCACCGAGTTAACCGGTGAGAAGCCGCACGAGCTTCACTTGTGCGAGCAGTGCGCGCAGTCGTACCTGACGAATAATCCTTCGGGTGGTACGCCCATTCAGCCGTCGCTGGCTGGTATGCTGCATCATCAACTGAAGGTGGCCGACACGGCGAAAGAGCTCGCCAAGCTGGACGAACAGGTCTGCCCGATCTGTGGGATCAGCTTTTACGAGTTCCGCAATCAAGGCCGCCTTGGCTGCCCGCACGACTACACCTGCTTCGGCAGCGAACTGGAGCCGCTGATTGTCAACATTCATGGCGACAGTCAGCATGCTGGGAAGCATCCCAAGCATCACCAGCAAACCTCGCAAGAGCAGACACGGCTCATTCAACTGCACAACGACATGAAAGCGGCGGTTGAAAAGGAAGATTACGAGCGTGCTTCCCAAATACGGGATGAAATCCGTAAGATTGAGGATGGGCAGTCGTAG
- the trpE gene encoding anthranilate synthase component I has translation MPYLPELPEFEKLANKFEIIPVYRRLISDSMTPVSAFHKLDSGEPACLFESVVGGEKVGRYSFIGIHPEYHLSATRDQVTIQSDAGTETFTADNPLEELRKRLETGKVAHIEGLPPFNGGAIGYAGYDVVRYVENLPNAPQDDRNLPDLSFGFYNNLVVFDNVSKTAYVIVMVKCPSDQQSDLPAIYQKACQRADEIVAKLTKHDPTLTPTDIDLTGIPTIPYRSNFTPEDFEAAVHKCVEYIEAGDIFQVVFSQRLEVDIQSDPFEIYRTLRIVNPSPFMFFLRTPETTLVGSSPEIMVRVMDGVVTVRPLAGTRPRGLTEAEDQRLAEELLADPKERAEHIMLVDLGRNDVGRVAKYRSVQLSDVMAIERYSHVMHITSNVTGELPEGKDAFDALAACLPAGTVSGAPKVRAMEIIDEVEPHRRGPYAGAVGYIDYGGNMDTCIALRTIVIQDGTAYVQAGAGIVADSDPKMEYQETLNKARGILKAIEITERRSAAAKGS, from the coding sequence ATGCCGTACCTCCCTGAATTGCCCGAGTTTGAGAAGCTGGCGAATAAGTTCGAAATCATTCCCGTTTATCGGCGATTGATCAGTGATTCGATGACTCCGGTCTCGGCATTCCACAAACTGGACAGTGGCGAGCCCGCTTGCTTGTTTGAAAGCGTCGTCGGGGGAGAGAAGGTCGGGCGATACAGTTTTATTGGGATTCATCCCGAATATCACCTGAGCGCGACACGCGATCAGGTCACCATCCAAAGTGACGCCGGAACCGAGACCTTCACGGCGGACAACCCGCTGGAAGAATTGCGCAAGCGACTCGAAACGGGCAAGGTCGCCCACATCGAAGGGCTCCCCCCGTTCAACGGTGGCGCGATTGGCTACGCTGGGTACGACGTCGTCCGTTACGTCGAGAACCTGCCCAACGCCCCGCAAGACGATCGCAACCTGCCCGATCTTTCGTTTGGCTTCTACAACAACCTGGTAGTCTTCGACAACGTTAGCAAGACTGCTTATGTGATCGTGATGGTGAAATGCCCGAGCGATCAGCAGAGCGACCTGCCAGCCATCTATCAAAAAGCCTGCCAGCGAGCCGACGAGATCGTTGCCAAGTTGACCAAGCACGATCCGACGCTGACCCCGACCGACATCGATTTGACCGGCATCCCCACGATTCCTTATCGTTCCAACTTCACGCCGGAAGACTTCGAAGCCGCCGTCCATAAGTGTGTCGAATACATCGAGGCGGGCGATATTTTTCAGGTCGTCTTCAGTCAGCGACTGGAAGTCGACATCCAGAGCGATCCGTTCGAGATCTATCGAACGCTGCGGATTGTGAATCCAAGTCCGTTCATGTTCTTTCTTCGCACGCCTGAAACGACCCTCGTCGGCAGTTCGCCCGAGATCATGGTCCGGGTCATGGATGGTGTCGTCACCGTCCGTCCCTTGGCCGGAACTCGGCCGCGCGGCCTGACCGAAGCCGAAGATCAACGGCTGGCCGAGGAACTGCTGGCCGACCCGAAAGAACGTGCGGAGCACATCATGCTGGTCGACTTGGGCCGCAACGACGTCGGCCGTGTCGCCAAGTATCGCAGTGTCCAGCTCAGCGATGTGATGGCGATCGAGCGGTACAGCCATGTGATGCATATCACGTCGAACGTCACCGGCGAACTTCCCGAAGGGAAGGATGCGTTCGATGCGTTGGCGGCCTGCCTGCCAGCCGGAACGGTCTCAGGCGCTCCGAAAGTTCGTGCGATGGAAATCATCGACGAAGTCGAACCTCACCGCCGCGGCCCGTACGCCGGAGCGGTCGGCTACATCGATTACGGCGGCAACATGGATACCTGTATCGCCCTGCGAACGATCGTCATCCAGGATGGCACGGCTTATGTCCAAGCTGGCGCTGGCATCGTGGCCGACAGCGATCCGAAGATGGAATACCAGGAAACGCTGAATAAGGCTCGCGGTATTCTCAAGGCAATTGAAATCACCGAACGTCGTTCAGCAGCCGCGAAGGGGAGCTAG